A single window of Pseudomonas benzenivorans DNA harbors:
- the panC gene encoding pantoate--beta-alanine ligase — MNTVKTVRDLRAAVAQARAEGKQIGFVPTMGNLHAGHAALVTKAAQRADFVVASIFVNPLQFGPSEDLDKYPRTLADDQEKLLGAGCHLLFAPSVEEMYPDGMGDQTRVSVPRVSEGLCGASRPGHFEGVATVVTKLLNMVQPDLAVFGQKDFQQLAVIRALVRDLNMPVQIIGAPTVRAEDGLALSSRNGYLTPEQRVVAPNLYRGLQQIAAALREGDRDFAKLVAAAQQQQLAVGFRPDYLEIREANSLRAATAEDRQLVILVAAFIGNTRLIDNLALDLDATP; from the coding sequence ATGAATACGGTCAAGACCGTCCGCGACCTGCGCGCTGCCGTGGCCCAGGCGCGGGCCGAGGGCAAACAGATCGGTTTCGTGCCGACCATGGGCAACCTGCACGCCGGCCATGCCGCGCTGGTGACCAAGGCTGCCCAGCGCGCCGACTTTGTGGTGGCGAGCATCTTCGTCAACCCGCTGCAGTTCGGCCCCAGCGAAGACCTCGACAAGTACCCGCGCACCCTCGCCGACGACCAGGAAAAGCTGCTCGGCGCCGGCTGCCACCTGCTGTTCGCCCCCAGCGTCGAGGAAATGTACCCCGACGGCATGGGGGACCAGACCCGGGTCAGCGTGCCACGGGTATCCGAAGGCCTGTGTGGCGCCAGCCGCCCGGGGCACTTCGAGGGCGTGGCCACCGTGGTGACCAAGCTGCTCAACATGGTTCAGCCGGATCTCGCCGTGTTCGGCCAGAAGGACTTCCAGCAGCTGGCGGTGATCCGCGCCCTGGTCCGCGACCTGAACATGCCGGTACAGATCATCGGCGCGCCTACCGTGCGCGCCGAGGACGGTCTGGCGCTGTCGTCGCGCAACGGCTACCTGACCCCCGAACAGCGGGTCGTGGCGCCCAACCTGTATCGTGGCCTGCAGCAGATCGCGGCGGCGCTGCGCGAGGGTGACCGCGACTTTGCCAAGCTGGTCGCCGCCGCTCAGCAGCAACAGCTGGCCGTGGGCTTTCGCCCGGACTACCTGGAGATTCGCGAGGCCAACAGCCTGCGCGCGGCAACCGCGGAGGATCGCCAGCTGGTGATTCTGGTCGCCGCCTTCATCGGCAACACCCGATTGATCGACAACCTGGCGCTCGACCTCGACGCCACCCCGTAA
- the panD gene encoding aspartate 1-decarboxylase produces MHAIMLKAKLHRAEVTHAVLDYEGSCAIDGEWLDLAGIHEYEQIQIYNIDNGERFTTYAIRGEAGSRMISVNGAAAHKAKVGDRVIICAYAQYSEAELASFKPRMLYMAPGNELSHTSNAIPLQVA; encoded by the coding sequence ATGCACGCGATCATGCTCAAGGCCAAACTGCACCGCGCCGAAGTCACCCACGCCGTACTCGACTACGAAGGCTCCTGCGCCATCGACGGCGAGTGGCTGGACCTGGCCGGCATCCACGAGTACGAGCAGATTCAGATCTACAACATCGACAATGGCGAACGCTTCACCACCTACGCCATTCGTGGCGAAGCCGGCTCGCGGATGATCTCGGTGAACGGTGCGGCGGCGCACAAGGCCAAGGTCGGCGACCGGGTGATCATCTGCGCCTACGCCCAGTACAGCGAGGCCGAGCTGGCCAGCTTCAAACCGCGCATGCTGTACATGGCGCCGGGCAACGAACTGAGCCACACCAGCAACGCCATTCCGTTGCAGGTTGCCTGA
- the pgi gene encoding glucose-6-phosphate isomerase, giving the protein MAYYQQPLDVTALPAWQALQGHRADLQDFSMREAFNADSQRFEQLSLSSCGLFLDYSKNLITYETRDLLVQLARECGLQPAIDALFDGKPINASEDRPALHTALRRPIGDQVLVDGVDVMPEVHRVLHQMTELVGRVHDGLWRGYSEKPITDVVNIGIGGSFLGPQLVSEALLPFAQRGVRCHYLANIDGSSFHELAAKLRAETTLFIVSSKSFSTLETLKNAQAARRWYLAQGGTEAELYRHFIAVSSNREAAVAFGIHEENILPMWDWVGGRYSLWSAIGLPIAMSIGMSNFKELLSGAYNMDEHFRSAPFEQNMPVLMALLGIWYGNFWGAQTQAILPYDHYLRNITKHLQQLDMESNGKRVLQDGRPVPCATGPVIWGGVGCNGQHAYHQLLHQGTALIPADFIVPVVSYNPVADHHQWLYANCLSQSQALMLGKTQAEAEAELRAKGLDEDEVQRLAPHKVIPGNRPSNTLVMERVSPRRLGALVALYEHKVFAQSAIWGINAFDQWGVELGKELGKNVYSRLLSSEPGPAEDPSTQGLIDFFRARHRG; this is encoded by the coding sequence ATGGCGTACTACCAGCAACCGCTCGATGTCACCGCACTGCCCGCCTGGCAGGCACTGCAAGGCCATAGAGCCGACTTGCAGGACTTCAGCATGCGCGAGGCGTTCAACGCGGATTCGCAGCGCTTCGAGCAACTGTCGCTGAGCAGTTGCGGGCTGTTTCTCGACTATTCGAAGAACCTGATCACCTACGAGACCCGTGACCTGCTGGTGCAACTGGCAAGAGAATGCGGGCTGCAGCCGGCGATCGACGCGCTGTTCGACGGCAAGCCGATCAACGCCTCGGAGGACCGACCGGCCCTGCATACCGCCTTGCGCCGGCCGATCGGCGACCAGGTGCTGGTCGACGGCGTCGACGTGATGCCCGAGGTGCACCGCGTGCTGCACCAGATGACCGAGCTGGTTGGGCGGGTGCATGACGGCCTATGGCGCGGCTACAGCGAGAAGCCCATCACCGACGTGGTCAACATCGGCATCGGCGGCTCCTTCCTCGGCCCCCAGCTGGTCTCCGAGGCGCTGCTGCCGTTCGCCCAGCGCGGCGTGCGCTGCCATTACCTGGCCAATATCGATGGCAGTTCATTCCACGAGCTGGCGGCCAAGCTGCGCGCGGAAACCACCCTGTTCATCGTCTCGTCCAAGTCCTTCAGCACCCTGGAAACCCTGAAGAACGCCCAGGCCGCGCGCCGCTGGTACCTGGCCCAGGGCGGCACCGAGGCCGAGCTGTACCGCCACTTCATCGCGGTGTCGAGCAACCGCGAAGCGGCGGTGGCCTTCGGCATCCACGAGGAAAACATCCTGCCGATGTGGGACTGGGTCGGCGGGCGCTACTCGCTGTGGTCGGCCATCGGCCTGCCGATCGCCATGTCCATCGGCATGTCCAACTTCAAGGAGCTGCTGTCCGGCGCCTACAACATGGACGAGCATTTCCGCAGCGCGCCCTTCGAGCAGAACATGCCGGTGCTCATGGCGCTGCTGGGCATCTGGTACGGCAACTTCTGGGGCGCCCAGACCCAGGCGATCCTGCCGTACGACCATTACCTGCGCAACATCACCAAGCACCTGCAGCAGCTGGACATGGAGTCCAACGGCAAGCGCGTGCTGCAGGATGGCCGCCCCGTACCCTGCGCCACCGGTCCGGTGATCTGGGGCGGGGTGGGCTGCAACGGCCAGCACGCCTATCACCAGTTGCTGCACCAGGGCACCGCGCTGATCCCGGCCGACTTCATCGTGCCGGTGGTCAGCTACAACCCGGTGGCCGACCACCACCAGTGGCTGTACGCCAACTGCCTGTCGCAGAGCCAGGCGCTGATGCTCGGCAAGACCCAGGCCGAAGCCGAGGCGGAACTGCGCGCCAAGGGCCTGGACGAGGACGAGGTGCAGCGCCTGGCGCCGCACAAGGTGATTCCCGGCAACCGGCCGAGCAACACCCTGGTGATGGAACGGGTCAGCCCGCGCCGTCTCGGCGCCCTGGTGGCCCTGTACGAGCACAAGGTCTTCGCCCAGAGCGCGATCTGGGGCATCAACGCCTTCGACCAGTGGGGCGTGGAGCTGGGCAAGGAGCTGGGCAAGAACGTCTACTCGCGCCTGCTGAGCAGCGAACCGGGGCCGGCCGAGGACCCCTCCACCCAGGGTCTGATCGACTTCTTCCGCGCTCGGCACCGCGGCTGA
- the acs gene encoding acetate--CoA ligase, with product MFEITRHPVADAVRQRAHLNDHDYQRLYRQSVEEPETFWAEQAKVFLDWFKPWLSVHHVDMYKGQATWFKGGQLNVSYNCIDRHLQQRGEQIALIWEGDNPSESANITYRELHQHVCRLANVLKSRGVQKGDRVCIYMPMIPEAAYAMLACTRIGAVHSVVFGGFSPDALRDRILDADCRTVITADEGVRGGKSVPLKANVDKALQSCPDVSSVLVVQRTQGTIDWHPERDLWFHEAMQAASLDCAPEPMEAEDPLFILYTSGSTGKPKGVLHTTGGYLLMAAMTHKYVFDYHDGDIYWCTADVGWVTGHSYIVYGPLANGATSLIFEGVPNYPDASRFWQVIDKHQVNIFYTAPTAIRALMREGEGPVKSTSRASLRLLGSVGEPINPEAWEWYFNVVGDQRCPIVDTWWQTETGAIMIAPLPGATELKPGSATRPFFGVQPVLLDDQGKEIDGAGSGVLAIKASWPSQIRSVYGDHQRLIDTYFKPYPGYYFSGDGARRDEDGYYWITGRVDDVINVSGHRIGTAEVESALVLHDAVAEAAVVGYPHDVKGQGIYAFVTPMNGVAPSDELKKELLALVGKEIGSFAKPELLQWAPGLPKTRSGKIMRRILRKIACNELDSLGDTSTLADPSVVDGLIDKRLNR from the coding sequence ATGTTTGAGATCACCCGCCACCCGGTGGCCGACGCCGTGCGCCAGCGCGCCCACCTCAACGACCACGACTATCAGCGCCTCTACCGGCAGTCCGTGGAAGAGCCGGAGACCTTCTGGGCCGAGCAGGCGAAAGTCTTCCTCGACTGGTTCAAGCCGTGGCTGAGCGTGCACCACGTCGACATGTACAAGGGCCAGGCCACCTGGTTCAAGGGTGGCCAGCTGAACGTCAGCTACAACTGCATCGACCGTCACCTGCAGCAGCGCGGTGAGCAGATCGCCCTGATCTGGGAGGGCGACAATCCCAGCGAATCCGCCAACATCACCTACAGGGAACTGCATCAGCATGTCTGTCGCCTGGCCAACGTGCTGAAGAGCCGCGGCGTGCAGAAAGGCGACCGGGTGTGCATCTACATGCCGATGATCCCCGAGGCGGCCTACGCCATGCTCGCCTGCACACGGATCGGCGCGGTGCACTCGGTGGTGTTCGGCGGTTTCTCTCCAGATGCCCTGCGCGACCGCATCCTGGATGCGGACTGCCGCACCGTGATCACCGCCGATGAAGGCGTGCGCGGCGGCAAATCCGTACCGCTCAAGGCCAATGTCGACAAGGCCCTGCAGAGCTGCCCGGACGTCTCCAGCGTGCTGGTGGTGCAACGCACCCAGGGCACGATCGACTGGCACCCCGAGCGCGACCTCTGGTTCCACGAGGCCATGCAGGCAGCCAGCCTCGACTGCGCGCCCGAGCCGATGGAGGCCGAGGACCCACTGTTCATCCTCTATACCTCCGGCTCTACCGGCAAGCCCAAGGGGGTGCTGCACACCACCGGCGGCTATCTGCTGATGGCCGCGATGACCCACAAATACGTGTTCGATTATCACGACGGCGACATCTACTGGTGCACCGCCGATGTCGGCTGGGTCACCGGGCACAGCTATATCGTCTACGGTCCGCTGGCCAACGGCGCCACCAGCCTGATCTTCGAAGGCGTGCCGAACTATCCGGACGCCTCGCGCTTCTGGCAGGTGATCGACAAGCACCAGGTGAACATCTTCTATACCGCACCGACCGCCATCCGCGCCCTCATGCGCGAAGGCGAAGGCCCGGTCAAGAGCACCTCGCGCGCCAGCCTGCGCCTGCTCGGCTCGGTGGGCGAACCGATCAACCCGGAAGCCTGGGAGTGGTACTTCAACGTGGTCGGCGACCAGCGCTGCCCGATCGTCGACACCTGGTGGCAGACCGAGACCGGCGCCATCATGATCGCCCCGCTGCCCGGCGCCACGGAGCTCAAGCCCGGCTCGGCCACCCGCCCGTTCTTCGGCGTGCAGCCGGTGCTGCTGGACGACCAGGGCAAGGAGATCGACGGCGCGGGCTCAGGCGTGCTGGCAATCAAGGCCAGCTGGCCGAGCCAGATCCGCAGCGTCTATGGCGACCACCAGCGACTGATCGACACCTACTTCAAGCCCTACCCCGGCTACTACTTCAGCGGCGACGGTGCGCGTCGCGACGAGGATGGTTACTACTGGATCACCGGCCGGGTCGACGACGTGATCAACGTCTCCGGCCACCGCATCGGCACCGCCGAGGTCGAAAGTGCCCTGGTGCTGCACGACGCGGTGGCCGAAGCGGCGGTGGTCGGCTACCCCCACGACGTCAAGGGTCAGGGCATCTACGCCTTCGTCACGCCGATGAACGGAGTGGCGCCGAGCGATGAACTGAAGAAGGAACTGCTGGCCCTGGTCGGCAAGGAAATCGGCAGCTTCGCCAAGCCCGAACTGCTGCAGTGGGCCCCCGGCCTGCCCAAGACCCGCTCCGGCAAGATCATGCGGCGCATCCTGCGCAAGATCGCCTGCAACGAACTGGACAGCCTCGGCGACACCTCGACCCTGGCCGACCCCTCGGTGGTCGACGGCCTGATCGACAAGCGACTCAATCGCTAG
- a CDS encoding acetyl-CoA C-acetyltransferase — protein MQEVAIVAATRTAIGSFQGSLAGIPAVELGAAVIRRLLEQTGLNGAEVDEVILGQVLTAGAGQNPARQAAILADLPHAVPALTLNKVCGSGLKALHLGAQAIRCGDAEVIIAGGMENMSLAPHVVPNMRSGLRMGHGKLIDTMIHDGLWDAFNDYHMGITAENLVDKYSISREEQDAFAAASQRKAAAAIESGRFADEITPILIPQRKGEPKSFATDEQPRAGTTPESLAALKPAFKKDGSVTSGNASSLNDGAAAVLLMSAAKAEALGLPVLARVKAYANAGVDPAIMGIAPVSATRRCLDKAGWSLAQLDLIEANEAFAAQALAVGQELGWDADKVNVNGGAIALGHPIGGSGCRVLVTLLHEMIKRDAKKGLATLCIGGGQGVALAIER, from the coding sequence ATGCAAGAAGTCGCCATCGTCGCCGCCACCCGCACCGCCATCGGCAGCTTCCAGGGCTCGCTGGCCGGTATTCCGGCCGTAGAACTGGGTGCCGCGGTGATCCGACGCCTGCTCGAACAGACCGGCCTGAACGGCGCCGAGGTCGACGAGGTGATCCTCGGCCAGGTGCTCACCGCCGGTGCCGGGCAGAATCCCGCGCGCCAGGCGGCGATCCTCGCCGACCTGCCCCACGCCGTACCGGCGCTGACCCTGAACAAGGTCTGCGGCTCGGGGCTCAAGGCCCTGCACCTGGGCGCCCAGGCGATTCGCTGCGGCGATGCCGAGGTCATCATCGCCGGCGGCATGGAGAACATGAGCCTGGCGCCCCACGTTGTACCCAACATGCGCAGCGGCCTGCGCATGGGCCACGGCAAGCTGATAGACACCATGATCCATGACGGCCTGTGGGACGCCTTCAACGACTACCACATGGGCATCACCGCCGAGAACCTGGTGGACAAGTACAGCATCAGCCGCGAGGAGCAGGACGCCTTCGCCGCCGCCTCGCAGCGCAAGGCCGCCGCGGCCATCGAGTCGGGCCGCTTCGCGGATGAGATCACCCCGATTCTGATTCCCCAGCGCAAGGGCGAGCCGAAGTCCTTCGCCACTGACGAGCAACCCCGCGCCGGCACCACCCCGGAATCCCTGGCCGCCCTCAAGCCGGCGTTCAAGAAGGACGGCAGCGTCACCTCCGGCAATGCCTCCAGCCTCAACGACGGCGCCGCCGCGGTGTTGCTGATGAGCGCGGCCAAGGCCGAGGCCCTCGGCCTGCCGGTGCTGGCGCGCGTAAAAGCCTATGCCAACGCCGGGGTCGACCCGGCGATCATGGGCATCGCCCCGGTCTCGGCCACCCGCCGCTGCCTGGACAAGGCCGGCTGGAGCCTCGCGCAACTGGACCTGATCGAGGCCAACGAGGCCTTCGCCGCCCAGGCCCTGGCGGTCGGCCAGGAACTGGGCTGGGATGCCGACAAGGTCAACGTCAACGGTGGCGCCATCGCCCTGGGCCACCCGATCGGCGGCTCCGGCTGCCGGGTACTGGTGACCCTGCTACACGAAATGATCAAGCGCGACGCCAAGAAGGGCCTAGCCACCCTGTGCATCGGCGGCGGTCAGGGCGTGGCCCTGGCCATCGAACGCTAA
- a CDS encoding class I SAM-dependent rRNA methyltransferase, with the protein MTSLDQALRAALHTRQPLLDELHQQGTDCYRLFHGSQEGAGGLTLDRYGPQLLVQSFHQSLERDQLLRLAENCREHLNEPLLLVYNDRSQGNSRVDRQDPVYRAEDAALDDLVGHEWGLNYRVRGRHAGQDPLLFLDLRNARGWVKAHSADKSVLNLFAYTCGVGLAASAGGARESLNLDFAEGNLAVGRENAALNPELPPMQFIQSDYFPAIRQLAGLPVAQRRGHPLPSYPRLAARQFDLVFLDPPAWAKSAFGTVDLLRDYQSLLKPAILATAADGVLVCCNNLAKVALADWREQVLRCADKLGRPVRDCQVLAPAADFPSLDGQPPLKTLILRF; encoded by the coding sequence ATGACCTCTCTCGATCAGGCGCTGCGCGCCGCCCTTCATACTCGCCAACCGCTGCTCGATGAACTGCACCAGCAAGGCACCGACTGTTATCGCCTGTTCCACGGCAGCCAGGAAGGCGCCGGCGGCCTGACGCTGGACCGCTACGGCCCGCAACTGCTGGTACAGAGTTTTCACCAGAGCCTCGAACGCGATCAGCTGCTGCGCCTGGCCGAGAATTGCCGCGAGCACCTCAACGAGCCCCTGCTGCTGGTCTACAACGACCGCTCCCAGGGTAATTCCCGAGTCGACCGGCAGGACCCGGTCTACCGTGCCGAGGACGCGGCCCTGGACGACCTGGTCGGCCACGAGTGGGGACTCAACTATCGGGTGCGCGGCCGCCATGCCGGCCAGGACCCGCTGCTGTTTCTCGACCTGCGCAATGCCCGCGGCTGGGTCAAGGCTCACAGTGCCGACAAGTCCGTGCTCAACCTGTTCGCCTACACCTGTGGCGTCGGTCTCGCCGCCAGCGCTGGCGGCGCCCGCGAATCGCTCAACCTGGACTTCGCCGAAGGCAACCTGGCGGTCGGCCGCGAGAATGCCGCGCTCAACCCCGAGCTGCCGCCGATGCAGTTCATCCAGTCGGACTACTTTCCGGCCATCCGCCAACTGGCCGGCCTGCCGGTGGCCCAGCGCCGTGGCCACCCGCTGCCCAGCTACCCGCGCCTGGCCGCGCGCCAGTTCGACCTGGTATTTCTCGACCCGCCGGCCTGGGCCAAGAGCGCCTTCGGCACCGTCGACCTGCTGCGCGACTACCAGAGCCTGCTCAAGCCGGCGATCCTCGCCACCGCCGCCGACGGCGTGCTGGTGTGTTGCAACAACCTGGCGAAGGTCGCCCTCGCCGACTGGCGCGAGCAGGTGCTGCGCTGCGCCGACAAGCTCGGCCGTCCGGTGCGCGACTGCCAGGTGCTGGCGCCGGCGGCCGACTTTCCCTCACTGGACGGCCAACCGCCGCTGAAAACCCTGATCCTGAGATTCTGA
- a CDS encoding DUF748 domain-containing protein yields the protein MHKGLKRAAGALLIAALFYGLLGYLILPGVALRIANQQLMHYSNQPASLERLQFDPVRLELSLWGLRVGEADPAPLAFERLSADLELDSLWGGALHLARVELEKPHAEVRFDRQGRLNLSQLFKLPEPTPPEEPQASSEPFALRIDALHLSGGNFRFQDLRPSEPVEVLYDNLNLELRNLSTLAEEQAELTLSANAPRGGNIEWRGQLSLVPLSSSGHLQLRDARLADIWPYVRDALPLVLEQGRLSLASDYRLSLADGLQLNLENAQASVAPLALKAADGRALVKLARLDIADTRVDLGKRQLRIGTLRSQKLETWAAREADGQLDWLKLLAPDAGSAAKAAPAQQTPGKAWQVLLADAQLRDYRVHLADRVPQPAVELMLGPLDLDLKDFDSRGTAPFNLRLDTGVGGKGRLKAEGQVQLSPTAAELQISSRDIDLRPAQAYLSPLLRLELRSGQLASDLKLVLNGTAPLAFAVTGSAQVNGLHSLDTLKERDFVRWQRLELDGLDYRHGERLSIGQVKLQQPYGRFIVNEDLTTNLNDLMITQPKPTAAQNSARSSDTQGKPLAIRIGEITIAEGSANFADFSLTPNFATAIQQLNGRIGTLDSRSAAPASVAISGKVDRYAPVSINGSLNPFNPLDSLDITSQFKQVELTTLTPYSGKFAGYRIRKGRLNLDLHYRIDKGQLKAENNVVVEQLQLGEQVDSPSAVDLPVRLAVALLKDSDGRIAIQLPVQGNLNSPDFDVMPIVWKTLRGLVARAVQAPFKFLGGLVTTGSQQDLSSVPFAPGSATLDTAATAGLDTLASALQQRPTLRLEVEGLSAPGSDGPPLAEQRLHRAYQSAYQKLLQGRGETVPDDPAQLQVPEDEKRALLEGIYRSRLKQQPPAEWAQLDEAQRAAKLAEAVLQSWSQSKLLLRQLGQERAASIKAYLVDQGGLAQERIYLLDVGLGDPGADGRVATPLHLDSE from the coding sequence ATGCACAAAGGACTGAAACGCGCCGCTGGCGCCTTGTTGATCGCCGCCCTGTTCTACGGCCTGCTGGGTTATCTGATCCTGCCCGGGGTCGCCCTGCGCATCGCCAACCAGCAACTGATGCACTACAGCAATCAGCCCGCCAGCCTGGAGCGCCTGCAGTTCGACCCCGTGCGCCTGGAGCTCAGCCTGTGGGGCCTGAGAGTCGGCGAGGCGGACCCGGCGCCGCTGGCCTTCGAACGCCTGTCGGCCGACCTTGAACTCGACAGCCTGTGGGGCGGCGCCCTGCACCTGGCGCGAGTCGAGCTGGAAAAGCCCCACGCCGAGGTGCGCTTCGACCGCCAGGGCCGACTCAACCTCAGCCAGCTGTTCAAGCTGCCCGAGCCCACGCCACCCGAAGAGCCACAAGCATCCAGCGAGCCTTTCGCCCTGCGCATCGATGCCTTGCACCTGAGCGGCGGCAATTTCAGGTTCCAGGACCTGCGCCCGAGCGAGCCTGTCGAGGTGCTCTATGACAATCTCAACCTCGAGCTGCGCAACCTCAGTACCCTGGCCGAGGAACAGGCCGAGCTGACCCTGAGCGCCAACGCCCCACGAGGTGGAAACATCGAGTGGCGCGGCCAGCTCAGCCTGGTGCCGCTCAGTTCCAGCGGCCACTTGCAGCTGCGCGACGCGCGCCTCGCGGATATCTGGCCCTACGTGCGCGACGCCCTGCCCCTGGTGCTGGAACAAGGCCGACTCAGCCTGGCCAGCGACTATCGACTGAGCCTGGCCGACGGCCTGCAGCTCAACCTGGAGAATGCCCAGGCGAGCGTCGCGCCTCTCGCCCTCAAGGCAGCGGATGGCCGCGCGCTGGTGAAGCTGGCGCGCCTGGACATCGCCGACACCCGTGTCGACCTGGGCAAGCGTCAGCTGCGCATCGGCACGCTGCGCAGCCAGAAGCTGGAAACCTGGGCGGCGCGCGAGGCCGATGGCCAGCTGGACTGGCTGAAGCTGCTGGCGCCCGATGCCGGCTCGGCGGCCAAGGCCGCGCCGGCCCAGCAGACGCCCGGCAAGGCCTGGCAGGTGCTGCTGGCCGACGCGCAACTGCGCGATTACCGCGTCCACCTGGCCGATCGGGTTCCGCAGCCGGCGGTCGAGCTGATGCTCGGCCCACTGGACCTCGACCTCAAGGACTTCGACAGCCGTGGTACGGCGCCCTTCAACCTGCGCCTGGACACCGGCGTGGGCGGCAAAGGCCGGCTGAAAGCCGAGGGCCAGGTGCAACTGAGCCCCACCGCCGCCGAGCTGCAGATCAGCAGCCGCGACATCGACCTGCGCCCGGCCCAGGCCTACCTCAGCCCCCTACTGCGCCTGGAGCTGCGCAGCGGCCAGCTCGCCAGCGACCTCAAGCTGGTCCTCAACGGCACCGCACCCCTGGCGTTCGCCGTGACCGGCAGCGCCCAGGTCAACGGGCTGCACAGCCTCGACACCCTCAAGGAACGCGACTTCGTGCGCTGGCAGCGGCTCGAACTGGATGGCCTCGACTATCGCCACGGCGAGCGTCTGAGCATCGGCCAAGTGAAGCTACAGCAGCCCTACGGGCGCTTCATCGTCAACGAGGACCTGACCACCAACCTCAACGACCTGATGATCACCCAGCCCAAGCCAACGGCCGCGCAGAACTCTGCCCGATCGAGCGACACCCAAGGCAAACCACTGGCGATCCGTATCGGCGAGATCACCATCGCAGAGGGTTCGGCCAATTTCGCCGACTTCAGCCTGACCCCCAACTTCGCCACCGCCATCCAGCAGCTCAACGGCCGCATCGGCACCCTCGACAGCCGCAGCGCCGCGCCGGCCAGCGTGGCCATCAGCGGAAAGGTCGACCGCTATGCCCCGGTGAGCATCAACGGCAGCCTCAATCCGTTCAACCCGCTGGACAGTCTGGATATCACCAGTCAGTTCAAGCAGGTCGAACTGACCACCTTGACCCCCTATTCCGGCAAGTTCGCCGGTTACCGCATCCGCAAGGGCCGGCTCAACCTGGATCTGCACTACCGCATCGACAAGGGCCAGCTCAAGGCCGAGAACAACGTGGTGGTCGAGCAGCTGCAGCTGGGTGAGCAGGTCGACAGCCCCAGCGCCGTCGATCTGCCGGTCCGCCTGGCAGTGGCCCTGCTCAAGGACTCGGACGGCAGGATCGCCATCCAGCTGCCGGTGCAGGGCAACCTCAACAGCCCCGACTTCGACGTCATGCCGATTGTCTGGAAGACCCTGCGCGGCCTGGTGGCGCGTGCCGTGCAGGCGCCGTTCAAGTTTCTCGGCGGTCTGGTCACCACGGGCTCGCAGCAGGACCTCAGCAGCGTGCCGTTCGCCCCGGGCAGCGCCACCCTCGATACCGCGGCTACGGCTGGCCTGGACACCCTGGCCAGCGCCCTGCAGCAGCGCCCAACACTGCGACTGGAAGTCGAAGGCCTTAGCGCCCCCGGCAGCGATGGGCCGCCGCTGGCCGAGCAACGCCTGCACCGTGCCTACCAGTCCGCCTACCAGAAGCTGCTGCAGGGGCGTGGCGAAACCGTGCCGGATGACCCGGCCCAACTGCAGGTTCCCGAGGACGAGAAGCGCGCGCTGCTCGAGGGCATCTACCGCAGCCGCCTGAAGCAGCAACCGCCGGCCGAGTGGGCGCAACTGGACGAGGCGCAGCGCGCCGCCAAGCTGGCCGAGGCCGTGCTGCAGTCCTGGTCGCAGAGCAAGCTGCTGCTGCGCCAGCTGGGTCAGGAGCGCGCCGCCAGCATCAAGGCCTACCTGGTCGATCAGGGCGGCCTGGCCCAGGAGCGCATCTACCTGCTCGACGTCGGCCTGGGCGACCCCGGCGCCGATGGTCGAGTGGCCACCCCACTGCACCTCGATAGCGAATAG
- a CDS encoding DUF2845 domain-containing protein, which produces MKSFTLALLMGCAAWAQADTLRCGSQLVSLGDRSFEVQQKCGEPAFRDLVGYTLGPYDRREFKIEEWVYGPNNGVLSILTFEGNRLIRIERRR; this is translated from the coding sequence ATGAAAAGCTTCACTCTGGCCCTGCTAATGGGCTGCGCCGCCTGGGCCCAGGCCGACACCCTGCGCTGCGGCAGCCAGCTGGTCAGCCTCGGCGACCGCAGCTTCGAGGTGCAGCAGAAGTGCGGCGAACCGGCCTTCCGTGACCTGGTCGGTTACACCCTGGGCCCCTATGACCGGCGCGAGTTCAAGATCGAGGAATGGGTCTACGGCCCCAACAACGGCGTGCTGAGCATTCTCACCTTCGAAGGCAACCGCCTGATCCGCATCGAACGGCGACGCTAG
- a CDS encoding DUF2845 domain-containing protein: MKYPLFLLALILSTGVDAASTLRCGSDLVSRDDSSAEVLDKCGEPVSRDFLGYREVQDYYGFRHEVTVEEWTYGPRNGMYHFLRFEGNRLERIDSERGH; this comes from the coding sequence ATGAAATATCCCCTCTTCCTCCTGGCGTTGATCCTGTCGACCGGCGTCGACGCGGCCTCGACCCTGCGTTGCGGCAGCGATCTGGTCAGCCGCGACGACAGCAGCGCCGAGGTCCTCGACAAATGCGGCGAACCGGTCAGTCGCGACTTCCTCGGCTACCGCGAAGTGCAGGACTATTACGGCTTTCGCCACGAAGTGACGGTCGAGGAATGGACCTACGGCCCGCGCAACGGCATGTACCACTTCCTGCGTTTCGAGGGCAATCGCCTGGAGCGCATCGACAGCGAACGGGGCCACTGA